From a single Paraburkholderia sp. FT54 genomic region:
- a CDS encoding FKBP-type peptidyl-prolyl cis-trans isomerase, whose translation MKSIVALVAAALLSSTAMAAAPTTEKLPSGVVVEHLTQGNGAQPAADDVVKVNYRGTLANGTEFDSSAKHGGPATFPLNRVIPCWTQGVQKMKVGGKAKLTCPAATAYGDRGVGVIPPNSDLTFEVELVAIVK comes from the coding sequence TTGAAATCTATCGTTGCATTGGTCGCAGCAGCTCTTCTGTCATCGACGGCAATGGCCGCCGCGCCCACTACCGAAAAACTGCCTTCCGGCGTAGTGGTTGAACACCTCACGCAGGGCAATGGCGCCCAACCTGCCGCCGACGACGTCGTGAAGGTCAATTACCGTGGCACGCTGGCCAACGGTACCGAGTTCGATAGCTCGGCGAAACACGGCGGCCCGGCCACGTTCCCGCTGAACCGCGTGATTCCCTGCTGGACGCAAGGTGTGCAGAAGATGAAAGTGGGCGGCAAGGCCAAACTGACCTGCCCGGCAGCGACCGCTTACGGCGACCGCGGCGTCGGCGTGATTCCGCCGAACAGCGACCTGACGTTCGAGGTCGAACTGGTGGCTATCGTCAAGTAA
- a CDS encoding DUF488 domain-containing protein yields MKRENNAVQVATIGFTGKTAQEFFDLLKNAEVRTVLDIRLSNTSQLAGFAKKQDLPFFLDKLCGAAYEEMPDLAPEPDLFKRFKAKELTWDDFSAAYVELIAKRRVESNLDVDQFRSACLLCSEHLPHHCHRALALEYLNSRWNSRLKITHLS; encoded by the coding sequence ATGAAACGCGAAAACAATGCCGTGCAGGTGGCCACCATCGGATTTACCGGCAAGACGGCTCAGGAATTTTTCGATTTGCTGAAAAACGCGGAGGTGCGCACGGTGCTCGACATCCGCCTGAGCAACACGTCGCAACTTGCGGGCTTTGCGAAGAAACAGGATCTGCCCTTCTTTCTCGACAAGTTGTGCGGCGCCGCTTACGAGGAAATGCCCGACCTGGCGCCGGAGCCCGACTTGTTCAAGCGCTTCAAGGCCAAAGAACTGACGTGGGATGATTTCTCGGCGGCTTACGTCGAGCTGATCGCAAAGCGCCGGGTGGAAAGCAACCTGGACGTCGACCAGTTCCGCTCGGCTTGCCTGCTTTGCAGTGAACATTTACCACACCACTGCCATCGGGCGCTGGCGCTCGAGTACCTGAACTCGCGTTGGAATAGCCGCCTGAAAATCACCCATCTGTCGTAA
- a CDS encoding DUF6765 family protein translates to MNIDFHYGVVYIAARVAGMPPADAITVAHACQYVDDATTAGILRFKGGETFERFATAHKLFDYATTEDDKNRLVWTPFHFLPAAEGSTLHEKAVCRPDSAVAREVVRRAILRRDTETGLHRLGVTLHTYVDTWAHQGFAGIESPWNRVHLLEAQDCTRKGWFAKLRLASEHLIEHIEEDVLTVALPVGHGAALHYPDQPWAKWHYIDGRNEFVQRHNLPEFVQAAEMACRAVRAYLAGRQDFENVPGMPDDVRDVLTNLLNTNRLEDDNERLRHICRVVKAGGIPGLKESIPDYVPKGPGSWKYLATGLKFDDDTGDKPEWTDAFEKSDYRLFHDAVKQHRFVTTQEILPTHGLRIA, encoded by the coding sequence ATGAATATCGACTTTCATTATGGTGTCGTCTATATTGCCGCTCGCGTGGCCGGCATGCCGCCCGCCGACGCGATCACCGTGGCACATGCCTGCCAGTATGTCGACGATGCGACGACCGCGGGCATATTGCGCTTCAAGGGCGGCGAGACGTTCGAACGCTTCGCCACCGCGCACAAGTTATTCGACTACGCCACCACGGAGGACGACAAGAACCGGCTGGTGTGGACGCCCTTTCATTTCCTGCCGGCCGCCGAGGGCTCGACATTGCACGAAAAGGCCGTGTGCCGGCCGGACAGCGCCGTGGCGCGCGAAGTGGTGCGGCGCGCGATCCTGCGCCGGGACACCGAGACAGGACTGCACCGGCTGGGGGTGACGCTTCACACGTACGTCGATACATGGGCGCATCAGGGGTTCGCCGGTATCGAAAGTCCGTGGAATCGGGTTCATCTGCTGGAGGCTCAGGACTGTACGCGCAAAGGCTGGTTCGCCAAACTCAGACTCGCCAGCGAGCACCTGATCGAACACATCGAGGAGGATGTGCTGACCGTTGCGCTGCCCGTCGGTCATGGCGCCGCCTTGCATTATCCCGACCAGCCGTGGGCAAAATGGCATTACATCGATGGTAGAAACGAGTTCGTCCAACGCCACAATCTGCCGGAATTCGTGCAGGCGGCTGAGATGGCATGCCGCGCCGTGCGCGCCTATCTGGCGGGGCGGCAAGATTTCGAGAACGTGCCCGGCATGCCGGACGACGTGAGAGACGTGCTCACGAACCTGCTCAATACGAACCGGCTCGAGGACGACAACGAACGCCTGCGGCACATTTGCCGCGTCGTGAAGGCCGGCGGCATTCCGGGTTTGAAGGAGTCGATTCCGGACTATGTGCCTAAAGGTCCCGGTTCCTGGAAGTACCTGGCCACCGGTTTGAAATTCGACGACGACACCGGAGACAAGCCCGAGTGGACGGACGCTTTCGAGAAAAGCGATTACCGGTTATTTCACGACGCGGTCAAGCAGCACCGCTTCGTGACCACGCAGGAGATTCTGCCGACGCACGGATTGCGAATCGCCTGA
- a CDS encoding H-NS family nucleoid-associated regulatory protein codes for MPTLEQIQAKLKKLQAQADVLIARKAQVAVDQIRDLMLKHGLTTADIEAQAKARRAARGLNGNGKAKAASSGKAIAKYRDHKTGATWTGHGRAPGWIAGVKDRTQFLVEGASELKSAAKAIVTHAKASKGQPKGAQPPKYINPKTGATWSGRGPAPAWLASAKDRTRFLIDSASATAADAGHQAAKKASNVKSAATSGVVSKKAAARKVVAKKAGAAKKTVAKKATAATRKVAAKKGAAKPAAKKSVATRAARKAPVRKTAAKKAIATSAAAAPQAAPAPASA; via the coding sequence ATGCCCACGTTAGAGCAAATCCAAGCAAAGCTTAAAAAGCTTCAGGCGCAAGCTGACGTCCTTATTGCCAGGAAAGCACAAGTCGCGGTCGACCAGATTCGTGACCTGATGCTCAAGCATGGCCTGACCACCGCGGATATCGAAGCCCAGGCAAAAGCCCGGCGCGCCGCGAGAGGCCTGAATGGCAACGGCAAGGCGAAAGCCGCGAGCTCCGGTAAGGCAATAGCAAAGTACCGCGACCATAAAACCGGCGCGACCTGGACGGGTCATGGCCGCGCGCCGGGCTGGATTGCCGGCGTGAAAGACCGCACGCAGTTCCTGGTTGAAGGCGCGAGCGAATTGAAGTCGGCGGCCAAGGCTATTGTCACCCATGCGAAAGCCAGCAAAGGTCAGCCGAAAGGCGCGCAGCCGCCCAAGTACATCAATCCGAAAACGGGCGCGACCTGGAGCGGCCGCGGCCCGGCGCCGGCATGGCTCGCGTCGGCTAAAGACCGCACCAGATTCCTGATCGATAGCGCTTCGGCAACGGCGGCGGATGCCGGTCACCAGGCCGCAAAGAAAGCCAGCAACGTGAAGTCGGCGGCAACTAGCGGCGTTGTGAGCAAGAAAGCCGCGGCCCGAAAAGTCGTGGCAAAGAAGGCAGGGGCAGCCAAAAAGACGGTTGCAAAGAAAGCCACCGCGGCAACCAGGAAAGTAGCGGCAAAGAAAGGCGCCGCGAAGCCGGCGGCGAAGAAGAGCGTCGCGACCAGGGCGGCCAGGAAAGCGCCGGTCCGCAAGACCGCAGCCAAAAAAGCGATCGCGACGAGTGCCGCGGCAGCACCGCAAGCCGCGCCGGCGCCAGCCAGCGCATGA
- the cls gene encoding cardiolipin synthase gives MLTIPITAFVTLIIILVIANLSSGEKKIEHKIERLYASDDPQFVRSMGLLLGPPVISGNRFEMLLNGDGIFPSMLEGIRCARQTITFETFIYWSGEIGEQIAQALADKARDGIAVHVLLDWVGSSKMDKRYLDLLRDAGAEVIQYHKPHWTGLGRMNDRTHRKLLVIDGHIGFTGGVGIASEWTGHAQDEKHWRDTHFRVAGPVVGHMQAVFMDNWVKATGNVLHGPGYFPHVEPMGDGLAHMFSSSPSGGSDDMQLMYLMAITAATHSIHLASAYFVPDKLTINAIVEAAKRGVKVQIIMPGKKIDTHTVREASRACWGDLLRAGVEMYEYQPTMFHCKLLIVDEYLVSVGSTNFDNRSFKLNDEANLNIYDRDFAKQQTAVFADDIKKSQQITLEAWMHRPFTEKLIEKFVPLLDTQL, from the coding sequence ATGCTGACGATTCCGATTACCGCCTTTGTCACGCTCATTATCATATTGGTGATTGCCAATTTATCGAGCGGCGAGAAGAAGATCGAACATAAGATCGAACGTCTCTATGCGAGCGACGATCCGCAATTCGTTCGTTCAATGGGTCTGTTGCTCGGGCCGCCCGTCATCTCCGGCAACCGCTTCGAGATGCTGCTCAACGGCGACGGAATATTTCCTTCCATGCTGGAAGGCATCCGTTGCGCACGTCAAACCATCACGTTTGAAACCTTTATCTATTGGTCCGGCGAAATAGGCGAGCAGATTGCGCAGGCACTCGCGGATAAAGCGCGCGATGGCATCGCGGTACATGTGCTGCTCGATTGGGTCGGCTCGTCGAAAATGGACAAACGCTATCTGGATTTGCTTCGCGATGCCGGCGCGGAAGTGATTCAGTATCACAAGCCCCATTGGACCGGCCTTGGCCGCATGAACGATCGCACACACCGCAAACTGCTGGTGATCGACGGGCATATCGGCTTTACGGGTGGAGTGGGTATTGCGTCGGAGTGGACCGGCCACGCGCAAGATGAAAAGCATTGGCGCGACACGCACTTCCGCGTAGCGGGTCCGGTGGTCGGTCACATGCAGGCCGTCTTCATGGACAACTGGGTCAAGGCAACGGGCAATGTGCTGCACGGTCCCGGCTATTTTCCCCACGTGGAACCCATGGGCGATGGCCTCGCGCATATGTTCAGCAGCTCGCCCTCGGGCGGCAGCGACGACATGCAGTTGATGTATCTGATGGCGATCACGGCGGCCACGCACTCCATTCATCTGGCGAGTGCCTACTTCGTTCCCGACAAGCTGACTATCAACGCGATCGTCGAGGCGGCGAAACGCGGCGTGAAAGTGCAGATCATCATGCCCGGAAAAAAGATCGACACGCATACCGTGCGGGAAGCATCGCGCGCGTGCTGGGGCGATCTGCTCAGAGCAGGCGTGGAAATGTACGAGTATCAGCCGACCATGTTTCACTGCAAATTGCTGATAGTGGACGAATATCTGGTTTCGGTCGGCTCGACCAATTTCGATAACCGTTCGTTCAAGCTCAACGACGAAGCGAATCTGAACATCTACGACCGCGACTTCGCGAAGCAGCAAACCGCCGTTTTCGCCGACGATATAAAAAAGTCGCAACAGATCACGCTCGAAGCATGGATGCATCGGCCGTTCACTGAGAAGCTGATCGAGAAGTTCGTGCCGCTGCTAGACACGCAACTCTGA
- a CDS encoding MetQ/NlpA family lipoprotein, whose amino-acid sequence MKSRLFAAAVLLVAASMVQHVQAAASQVIKVGVSPGTHAEIMDEVRRVATSRGLTLDVVVFDRPERIDVALAAKQIDAASFEDEPRFDAQRKQHGYALSSVATTVTFPIALYSRKLKNLGQLQRGATIAIPADPEGTARALILLQNFTLLTFKDTAGLHATLADITSNRLNLQIRQVQHASLFDTLNSVAFAVIDSDAAARAGLYPARDSLGLEDARSPYANVLTVRDADRTQPWVAQLVAAYHSNDVAHFILTRYQDSVRRPW is encoded by the coding sequence ATGAAGTCACGGCTATTCGCGGCGGCCGTGTTGCTGGTTGCCGCTTCGATGGTTCAGCACGTGCAGGCCGCCGCCTCGCAAGTCATCAAGGTGGGGGTGAGTCCGGGCACGCACGCCGAGATCATGGACGAAGTGCGCCGCGTCGCGACCAGTCGCGGACTCACGCTCGATGTGGTCGTATTCGACCGGCCCGAGCGCATCGATGTCGCGCTCGCCGCGAAGCAGATCGATGCGGCGAGTTTCGAAGACGAACCGCGCTTCGATGCGCAGCGCAAACAGCATGGCTACGCGCTGTCGAGCGTTGCGACCACCGTGACGTTTCCCATCGCCTTGTACTCGCGCAAACTGAAGAACCTCGGCCAGTTGCAGCGCGGCGCAACGATCGCCATCCCCGCCGACCCTGAAGGCACGGCGCGCGCCTTGATCCTGCTGCAGAACTTCACGCTGCTGACGTTCAAGGACACGGCGGGCCTGCACGCGACGCTCGCCGACATCACGAGCAACCGGTTGAATCTGCAGATCCGTCAGGTGCAGCACGCAAGTCTGTTCGACACGCTGAACAGCGTGGCCTTCGCCGTGATCGACAGCGACGCCGCGGCGCGCGCGGGCCTTTACCCGGCGCGCGACAGCCTCGGTCTCGAAGATGCTCGCTCGCCCTATGCCAACGTGCTGACGGTGCGCGACGCCGACCGCACTCAGCCTTGGGTCGCGCAACTGGTGGCGGCTTACCATTCGAACGACGTCGCGCATTTCATTCTGACGCGCTATCAGGACTCGGTGCGCCGGCCGTGGTGA
- a CDS encoding formylglycine-generating enzyme family protein, giving the protein MTVRFKLKSNAALYGVYAAIATAAFAAAFTAATAASAVFSGGSQGAFDDLNKSRPLAALGSEQQCERYAGLPSRWRDDPKAGMVHLHGGDFVFGSKLGYEDERPAGDGKTRVAGFWIDQTDVTNAQFTAFVRATGYVSDSERQGGAVVFHTATRDEMNARDLAWWTWVKGAAWNHPAGPGSTLEGRMNQPVTMVTQADALAYARWLGRDLPTEAEWEYAGKAGREGADLDTAPRDEHGKPSANYWQGVFPVLNTNEDGHVGLAPVGCYAANDFKLYDMIGNAWEWTKDVYTGPHQSHTNGDTAAVAPLGRKHDTPMVIKGGSFLCSRDYCVRYRAASREQQEADLPASHIGFRTVWRDAS; this is encoded by the coding sequence ATGACCGTCAGATTCAAGCTGAAAAGCAACGCCGCGCTGTACGGCGTCTACGCGGCGATCGCCACGGCCGCGTTCGCCGCCGCTTTCACCGCCGCGACGGCCGCCTCGGCGGTCTTTAGCGGCGGCAGTCAAGGCGCGTTCGACGACCTCAACAAGTCGCGCCCGCTGGCCGCGCTCGGCTCGGAGCAGCAATGCGAGCGCTACGCCGGCCTGCCGTCGCGCTGGCGCGACGATCCGAAAGCCGGCATGGTGCATCTGCACGGCGGCGACTTCGTATTCGGCAGCAAGCTCGGTTACGAAGACGAGCGTCCCGCGGGCGACGGCAAGACGCGCGTCGCCGGTTTCTGGATCGATCAGACCGATGTGACGAATGCCCAATTCACCGCATTCGTCAGGGCGACCGGCTATGTCAGCGACTCGGAACGTCAAGGCGGCGCCGTGGTGTTTCACACGGCGACCCGCGACGAGATGAACGCGCGCGATCTCGCATGGTGGACGTGGGTCAAAGGCGCCGCGTGGAATCATCCGGCCGGACCCGGCAGCACGCTCGAAGGCCGTATGAATCAGCCCGTGACGATGGTCACGCAAGCCGACGCGCTGGCCTACGCGCGCTGGCTAGGCCGCGATCTGCCCACCGAAGCCGAGTGGGAATACGCGGGCAAAGCGGGCCGCGAAGGCGCGGATCTCGACACGGCGCCACGCGACGAACACGGCAAGCCGAGCGCGAATTACTGGCAAGGCGTGTTTCCCGTGCTCAATACGAATGAGGACGGCCACGTCGGTCTCGCGCCCGTCGGCTGCTATGCCGCCAACGATTTCAAGCTCTACGACATGATCGGCAATGCATGGGAATGGACCAAGGATGTCTACACCGGTCCGCACCAGTCCCACACCAATGGCGACACCGCGGCGGTCGCGCCGCTCGGCCGCAAACATGACACGCCGATGGTCATCAAAGGCGGCTCGTTCCTGTGCTCGCGCGACTATTGCGTGCGCTACCGGGCGGCGTCGCGCGAACAGCAGGAAGCGGACTTGCCGGCGTCGCATATCGGTTTTCGCACGGTGTGGAGGGACGCGTCATGA
- a CDS encoding arylsulfatase: MTTQRSHRPSLRLGMIGVAIASVVALASCGEDNLPGPAPAPVVAQKRPNILYIMADDLGYSDIHAFGGEINTPNLDALVQSGRILTNHHTGTVCAITRSMLISGTDHHLVGEGTMGVPTDERKGLPGYEGYLNDRALSVAQLLKDGGYHTYMAGKWHIGSGIVGSTTGGGQTPDQWGFEHSYALLGGAATNHFAHEPANSQNYTEDGKYVQPGQPGQPGGAGGSPAVFYSTDFYTQRLISYIDSNKGDGKPFFAYAAYTSPHWPLQVPEPYLHNYAGKYDAGYDAIRNARIARQKALGIIPNDFVPYGGASETLVATAASANNGTANAKYVSAVHSAAQGYTDYGPGTVNKTWASLSPAEKKAQARYMEIYAGMVENLDHNIGLLIQHLKDIGEYDNTFIMFQSDNGAEGWPIDSGADPTATDTANAADPVYSALGTDNGKQNAQRLQYGLRWAEVSATPFRLTKGYSGEGGVSTPLIVHLPGQTAQKPTLRDFTHVTDNTATFLAVAQISPPTQAAPPLINTLTGVDQNKGKVVYNNRYVYPVTGQSLLPLLNDQATSAVHTASFGDEAYGRGYLRSADGRWKALWTEPPLGPVDGHWQLFDMSADRGETQDVATQNPSVIDGLVQQWNTYMSSVGGVEPLRPRGYY; the protein is encoded by the coding sequence ATGACAACACAACGATCGCACCGCCCTTCTCTTCGCCTTGGCATGATCGGAGTCGCCATCGCCAGCGTCGTCGCGCTCGCATCCTGCGGCGAAGACAATCTGCCTGGCCCGGCGCCCGCACCCGTCGTCGCCCAGAAGCGCCCGAACATTCTGTACATCATGGCCGACGACCTCGGCTATTCCGACATCCACGCGTTCGGCGGCGAAATCAACACACCCAACCTCGACGCGCTGGTGCAATCGGGCCGCATCCTGACGAATCACCATACCGGCACCGTCTGCGCGATCACACGTTCCATGCTGATTTCCGGCACCGACCACCATCTGGTCGGCGAAGGCACCATGGGTGTGCCGACCGATGAGCGCAAAGGGTTGCCGGGTTACGAGGGCTATCTGAACGACCGCGCGCTCTCCGTTGCGCAACTGCTGAAGGACGGCGGTTATCACACGTACATGGCGGGCAAATGGCATATAGGCTCGGGCATTGTCGGCAGCACGACGGGTGGCGGACAAACGCCTGACCAATGGGGCTTCGAACACAGCTACGCGCTGCTCGGCGGCGCAGCGACCAATCATTTCGCCCACGAACCGGCGAACTCGCAGAACTACACCGAAGACGGCAAATACGTGCAGCCCGGTCAACCAGGACAACCTGGCGGCGCGGGCGGCAGCCCCGCCGTGTTCTATTCGACCGACTTCTACACGCAGCGCCTGATCTCGTACATCGATTCGAACAAGGGTGACGGCAAACCGTTCTTCGCCTACGCGGCCTACACGTCGCCGCACTGGCCGCTGCAGGTACCCGAGCCTTATCTGCACAACTACGCCGGCAAATACGACGCCGGTTACGACGCGATCCGCAACGCGCGCATTGCACGGCAAAAAGCGCTCGGCATCATCCCGAACGACTTCGTGCCGTACGGCGGCGCGTCGGAAACACTCGTCGCGACCGCGGCCAGCGCGAACAACGGCACGGCGAACGCGAAGTACGTGAGCGCCGTGCATAGTGCGGCGCAAGGCTATACCGACTATGGCCCGGGCACGGTGAACAAAACGTGGGCGAGCCTCTCGCCCGCCGAGAAGAAAGCCCAGGCGCGTTATATGGAAATCTACGCGGGCATGGTCGAAAACCTCGACCACAACATCGGCCTGCTGATCCAGCATCTGAAGGATATCGGCGAGTACGACAACACCTTCATCATGTTCCAGTCGGATAACGGCGCGGAAGGCTGGCCGATCGATTCCGGCGCCGACCCGACCGCAACCGACACCGCCAACGCCGCCGACCCGGTCTATTCGGCACTCGGCACCGATAACGGCAAGCAGAACGCGCAACGTCTGCAATATGGCTTGCGTTGGGCCGAAGTGAGCGCGACGCCGTTCCGTCTGACCAAGGGCTATTCAGGCGAAGGCGGCGTCTCCACGCCGTTGATCGTCCATCTGCCGGGTCAGACTGCGCAGAAGCCGACACTGCGCGACTTCACGCACGTGACCGACAACACCGCGACGTTCCTCGCCGTCGCGCAGATTTCGCCGCCCACGCAGGCCGCGCCGCCGCTCATCAATACGCTGACCGGTGTCGATCAGAACAAGGGCAAGGTGGTTTACAACAATCGCTATGTGTATCCGGTCACCGGACAGTCCCTGCTGCCGCTCCTGAACGATCAGGCCACGAGTGCGGTGCACACCGCATCGTTCGGCGACGAAGCCTACGGCCGTGGCTATCTGCGCAGCGCCGACGGCCGCTGGAAAGCGTTGTGGACCGAACCGCCGCTCGGCCCTGTCGACGGTCACTGGCAACTGTTCGACATGAGCGCGGACCGTGGCGAAACGCAGGACGTGGCGACGCAGAATCCCTCGGTGATCGACGGTCTCGTGCAGCAGTGGAACACTTATATGAGCAGCGTCGGCGGTGTCGAGCCGTTGCGTCCGCGCGGTTACTACTGA
- a CDS encoding response regulator transcription factor, which translates to MNDASPDIARLILVDDHPLVRDGLRARLEAVRNLEVVGEAGNAQEALALAASAEPHLVLMDVGMNGMNGIALAGMFHERFPAIRVLMLSMHDNLEYVTQAVRAGAHGYVLKDSPATEIIQAIGAVLEGKQFFSAGLGARLIQASATQSPVERLTPRERDILDALAEGLSSKQIAQRNDLSVRTVETHRQNLKRKLDIEGQAELIKFAVENRRTNR; encoded by the coding sequence ATGAACGACGCCTCGCCCGACATTGCCCGTCTGATTCTCGTCGACGATCACCCGCTCGTGCGCGACGGTCTGCGTGCGCGGCTCGAAGCGGTGCGCAACCTCGAAGTGGTCGGCGAAGCGGGCAATGCGCAGGAAGCGCTCGCTCTCGCCGCGAGCGCGGAGCCTCATCTGGTGCTGATGGATGTCGGCATGAACGGGATGAACGGCATTGCGCTGGCCGGCATGTTTCACGAGCGCTTCCCGGCGATTCGCGTGCTCATGCTGTCGATGCACGACAATCTCGAGTACGTGACCCAGGCCGTGCGCGCTGGCGCACACGGCTACGTGCTCAAGGACTCGCCCGCCACCGAAATCATCCAGGCGATCGGCGCGGTGCTCGAAGGCAAGCAGTTTTTCAGTGCGGGACTGGGCGCGCGTCTGATTCAGGCCTCGGCGACGCAGTCGCCCGTCGAACGGCTCACGCCGCGCGAGCGCGACATTCTCGACGCGCTCGCGGAAGGCCTGTCGAGCAAGCAGATCGCGCAGCGCAACGATCTCTCCGTGCGTACGGTGGAAACCCATCGGCAGAATCTGAAGCGCAAGCTCGATATTGAAGGTCAGGCCGAATTGATCAAGTTCGCGGTCGAGAACCGGCGCACGAACCGTTGA
- a CDS encoding cache domain-containing protein: MKLKAKIVLLAIVPFLAAIASIEIGVRQEATALAETQHATTQAAYMASKEIELKHYVELATTAIAPLYNAGQDNARDDAMLRTRALDVLEKMDFGKDGYFFVYDMHGRSLMHPREPDLVGRDLSELRDSHGTLTIQQLLAAASRGGGYVRYLWHRPSTGKVASKLGYVVPLERWGWMIGTGIYLDDVDSTLAHIDEGAAANIDRTMKWIDAIAVAGLAVIALCALVLNVTEYRSADAKLKRLAQQVVESQENERARLSRELHDGISQMMVSVKLLLESALARFERSEVRVPAAEAALTTSLTRLGDTLREVRRISHALRPSMLDDLGVAAALEQLSRELSEQSGIEIGFTQIAHTHAAALPDAVNTVLFRIAQEALTNIVRHAQATSAALALEISNDAVTLNIADNGRGFDVAHAFVGRRSGVGLRNMRERLEALGGTLSLSSQAGHTLVTARVPLGSTEPTLPALQET; encoded by the coding sequence ATGAAACTCAAAGCCAAGATTGTCCTGCTGGCGATCGTGCCCTTTCTTGCCGCCATCGCGAGCATCGAAATCGGAGTGCGCCAGGAAGCCACGGCGCTCGCCGAGACGCAGCACGCGACCACCCAGGCCGCGTACATGGCCAGCAAGGAAATCGAACTCAAGCATTACGTCGAGCTCGCCACCACCGCGATTGCGCCGCTCTACAACGCCGGTCAGGACAATGCGCGCGACGACGCCATGCTGCGCACGCGCGCGCTCGACGTGCTGGAAAAAATGGACTTCGGCAAGGACGGCTACTTCTTCGTGTACGACATGCACGGCCGTTCGTTGATGCATCCGCGCGAACCCGACCTCGTCGGACGCGATCTCTCCGAACTGCGCGACTCACACGGCACGCTGACGATCCAGCAACTGCTCGCCGCGGCCTCGCGCGGCGGCGGCTACGTGCGCTACCTGTGGCATCGCCCGTCGACGGGCAAGGTGGCGTCGAAACTCGGCTACGTGGTGCCGCTGGAGCGCTGGGGCTGGATGATCGGCACCGGCATCTATCTCGACGACGTGGACAGCACCCTCGCGCATATCGACGAAGGCGCGGCCGCCAACATCGATCGTACGATGAAATGGATCGACGCGATCGCCGTGGCGGGACTCGCCGTGATCGCGCTGTGCGCGCTCGTGCTCAACGTCACCGAATATCGCAGTGCGGACGCCAAGCTGAAGCGGCTTGCGCAGCAGGTGGTGGAGTCGCAGGAAAACGAACGGGCGCGACTGTCGCGCGAACTGCACGACGGGATCAGCCAGATGATGGTCTCCGTGAAGCTGCTGCTCGAATCCGCGCTGGCGCGCTTCGAGCGCAGCGAAGTGCGCGTGCCCGCGGCAGAGGCCGCGCTGACCACGAGCCTTACGCGGCTTGGCGATACCTTGCGCGAAGTGCGGCGTATTTCTCACGCGCTGCGTCCGTCGATGCTGGACGATCTCGGCGTGGCGGCCGCGCTGGAACAACTCTCGCGCGAACTGAGCGAGCAGTCGGGCATCGAGATCGGCTTCACGCAGATCGCCCACACCCATGCCGCGGCTTTGCCGGACGCGGTCAACACCGTGCTGTTCCGGATCGCCCAGGAAGCGCTGACGAATATCGTGCGCCATGCGCAGGCGACGAGCGCGGCGCTCGCGCTGGAAATATCGAACGACGCCGTCACGCTGAACATCGCGGACAACGGACGCGGCTTCGACGTGGCGCATGCGTTCGTCGGCCGGCGCTCGGGCGTGGGTCTTCGCAATATGCGCGAACGGCTCGAAGCGCTGGGCGGCACGCTGTCGCTCAGTTCACAGGCCGGCCACACGCTCGTCACCGCACGCGTGCCGCTGGGATCGACCGAGCCGACATTGCCGGCCTTGCAGGAAACCTGA
- a CDS encoding DUF3311 domain-containing protein, whose product METSQPAGRSWLWLILLIPYIALLWLPFYNDTRPSFAGFPFFYWYQFLWVPLTSLLIYAVYRGVK is encoded by the coding sequence GTGGAGACCTCCCAACCTGCCGGCCGTTCATGGCTATGGCTAATCCTGCTGATCCCGTACATCGCATTGCTGTGGCTGCCGTTCTATAACGACACCCGTCCGTCGTTCGCCGGCTTTCCGTTCTTCTACTGGTATCAGTTCTTGTGGGTGCCGTTGACCTCGCTACTGATTTACGCCGTGTACCGAGGTGTCAAATGA